In Erigeron canadensis isolate Cc75 chromosome 8, C_canadensis_v1, whole genome shotgun sequence, the DNA window ATGGATAAGAGACAGGTCCTAGTCTCATGTTCTCCTGATCACCTCAAATTGGAAGTATCTAAAACCATGATAATTGAGAATTTAAGTTGTGTAATATTCCGATATCGGTTTTCAGATACTGATATGTCGGATTTGGGTATTACTTAACCGAATATTTGAGCTCTTGAAAAATattcattttaaatttatttgtgGTTTACTAACTTTGAAAAACTTGCAagtgttaaaaataataatgaaaaatgcaagtttattcaagataattaattaactaacaaAAATATACTTATCGAATAAAGCTAGAAATATGaagtaaaattaaattaaatttgtttgaCATCAAACAGTTAGTTTATTGAAACTATTAGATAAAAACTTTTTGTTGTAAAGAGTTTCGAATACCGGTTTCTTGAAAATAGTTATTCAAGTTTAAAAATTCTAAGAATTAAAATATGCGTAATGATAAATCTACAAGTTTTTGTCatatacatcaaatatatatattatactgcacagtgtacaactgtataaagtgtgcattgttgtagatgacaaaaACTTGTTGTAGATCTTATCACTCCCCTTAAAATATCTACCACACCGAGTTTTGTATCTAAAATCACATTCTCTTTGAAAACTCTAACGctctattcttgagtttttattaaaacaaaaaataaaggaAGATTGGATAGGGAAAGAAAggatataaaattatatgagaaaaatgcattcttgagttgaaaagaaaaattaaagaaaaaaaaagctcaTCAATCAGATTGAATGAAACCACCACCTTCCACCACGCAACCATCACCTGCAACCATCACCTGCAACCATCATCTACAACCACCCGTTCCAAAATAAGGTAGTAGTAGTCTAGGATAAATGTTTAAGTCTACATCACGCACTCAGCCATGTTAACAGCAAGCTCCTCCACTACTACAATCATCAGTATTGCATCATCATCATGGGTTTTGTGTGTAAGCTTGGTTTAAAGGGTGAGAAGATAATCATACAACTTTTCCATCCAAATCAGGCCAAAAATGGCCAAAAAGTTTTTTGATGAAAAAGCCCTAACTTTTCCTTCCCTATACTTTCTTTTCCGTTAAGAAAAAatctcaagaatgcaaaaaggtaagatttcttatcttttcttttcctttccttcaaaaaaaaaatctcaagaaTGCAGTGTAAAGACCCCCACTTGTAGAGAAAGTAATTGAAAACATATACTCATTCCTTTCCGTTAATATCTTATCAGTCGAAAATGTCAAAATAGAGTTATGGGgtgtttggttcgcagaattcCAAGGAATTcgatggaattggaatctgaattcCATTCCATATCCTGTTTGGTTGGCATAATGGAATTCAGATTCCATTTcattagggggtgtttggtacaatggaatgaAAATGGTGGAAATGGAAAGAGAAacacttctcatgtttggtaGTAATGGAGAATgggaaagagaatcgagaatagggaatcgattccattccctcaattctttcatagagaattgagcgaatggaaatttttaaatttttttttttttttagtgatgttatatgtattaaatttgattattatttaaaatttagtattttttatatattcattttctgcTTGTATCAAACGACGAAATCGATTCTCTTtctaaatactcattctctttcccactatatttattttctattacattttcattctctttgattcactcctaccaaacaccccctagtTGTTTGGTTCGTATGGAATTGGAATCCTTCAAATTCCATCATATGATGGAATTTAAAATTCCTTCACATTTTTTATGGAAAGTTTGAAATTCCTTTgaaattcaagttttttttttatttcaagtttTGATAAAACTAAATCTTTTATAACTattctttaattattaaaactattataatatatttcaaaactatgtttataaaactataataataataataataataatatattgaataaaAGTTTTTACATAAAATTGGATGGGAGTCTAGACACTAATTGTGCTCCACCCCTTTTTGGATACAAAAACATAATCTATGAAAGATAAATCTACCGCTCCTAGCATTATTAGAATGACTACTAGAAATAGACTTAATGCGTGAGAGTGTGTCCAAAGCATCCTTGTCGAATTCCCCGAGCGTAGAGAAAGCGAATGGTATGAACTTGTACCCGTTCTCCTTACATTTAGATGCGTActtcctctttttcttctccACGACATTGTGCAAGGCTACCCCAGGTGCCAAGGAAGTCACCCCCATACCAGCAAAAGGAGAAATGCATGTCACATCCAAACATGCATCTTTACCTTGGACCCAATTAAACAGTAGAAGGTCAGCGGGGCGTAGATCTTTGCCATTATCTGAGAGAAACCCCATTGGAGCTTCCTTACGCACCATATTACCCACCTTCGAACACATGTCAACAAGAATATCACGCACCAAGTTATGTACCTACTTCACTAGAACAGTGGACCGCATGATCTCCCCATTTGTCCATCCGATGCACATTGCAACTCGGGCATATATTACCTTCAGAGAACATCGGTATCGAAAGCCTGTATTTCAAGACACAACGAAACTGACGATGGTTCATCTTCTGCCCCAAGCCGTCAATAGGTATGGTGAATAAAAAATCCTGAGCATGTGGGGCGCAAATGTTGCTAAGAATAGCTGGCTCACGAGGACTTAGAGAGTACTTAGAAGCTAGGTCTTTGTCAATGACACCAAAATAACACTTTGCCAAAGTCTTCATCATTTGGGGGGCACAAGTGCTTGTGGTGACAGAGATCATGTCACCATTGCATCTAGAGTTGAAAACATCAAAAGCATGCTGACAAGAAGAGCCAAGTGAATCAATACCAGTCTTCACCAATATTTTAGCTTGCAGAGCGCTCGTTTGCAAACGAAAAGCGAGGAAAGCATAATGAATAACGTCCCCGGCTAAAAGGATGCCTAGACCACCCAAATTGATCGGGAGAGTGGCTAGACGCCATTGCCAATCACCAAACCCCGACTCTGAAGCTTTAACCACCTTTTCCAATGAGGCGCATAACGCCTTATCAAAATGAAGTTTGGCCTCTGATAAAAATAAGGGAGAACATGTCCTCAAAGAGTAAGATAGTTTCGCAACCCCGACACAATTGCGTAAAAGAAGTAATTCACATTGGGGATCTTGAAGTTTGTGAATTGCCTCCATTAAAGAGATGGTTTTAGAGACCCTTTTCAATGCCAAATCCTGACAAAAACCTCCATCCAAACTAACTGAACCACCAAGAAGCTTGACACCTTTTAACGGGCGTGAAATTTTTATAGGGAAAACCCCCTCTGTTCTACTTCTAGGATCCTCCACGGGCCAGAAAAGTTCAGTCTTGTCTACATTCAAATGTAAATCACGAGCTGGTCCATCTGCACTAATGATGTTCAACGCCTTTGCTACCATAAGGGTATTTCCAACAATAGTACCATCATCAAGGTACCAAGCCTGAAGGGCAAGATCGCACGACTGATTAATAGTGTGAACCAAAGGGTGTAATGCAAGGGCAAACAACAATGGACCCAATGGATCCCCTTGTTGAACGCCCTGACAAGACCAAAGAATAGAGTCATCATAATAGAGCCTAGCGGGTCGAGCATAACAAAACTCAACCTAAGGAGCAATGGATGGACACCGCGCCCAAGTCTCCTCAAGTAAAATGCCCCTATCGACAAGATTAAACGCATTCTTAAAATCCACCAAAAGCATAGAAAGTCCAACCTCAGTACCCTTAGACTCAATGAGCCTATTCACAGAATGCAAAACAGCCTCACACCCACCAAAAACACCGACACCAAATTGAAAGTCCTCTAAATAAGTATTCATAGAATTTCCAACAGATACAGCAGCAACCTTAGAAACAAGCCTCCGCCACACAGTACCAACAACACTAGGACGTATACCACCACCCGGTTTGACCAACGGAGTTAGAGGGGCACTAGCAATATACCACTAAGGAACAGGTTGACGACCCCAGTAATAGACCCTAACAGGTCATCAGCGACCGCGGAAGCAGCCCCTCCCAAAATATCCATTAAATGTTGTGCTCTGAGCCCATCCCGCCCACATGAAGTCCCTTTGGGAAAGCTGTGGATCCTATTCAACACCATGTCTTTGTCAACGAAAAGGGCATCCCCACCACTCTGAAAAGAAGGCCAAGCGGGGGGTGGGGCATAAGGGTGTTTGGCCTCCAACTCATACAAGGTGTCAGGAGTAGGTGGGGCAACACCAGAAGACATGAGCACTTTAATAACAGCGTTAAAGTGCCCATCTCCCAATTTACGCTTACATTGTAGCAAGTTAGCATCACCTTGTTTATTAGATCTCATAACCCCACTCACGGTTGGAGTTACTTCAGCCAAATGATCCAATACCAAACCAAGCCTATTTGATGGAACACTCCATCTAATAATAGCACGAGAAATGCTATCAAACTGACAACGTTCTCTTTCACCAGAACGCCTTTGAGCTCTATTAGTGGGCACAAAAGAGGACAAAACACAACATGGCAAAATTAAAAGTTGCACCCATGCTGCCAAATCCCCCGGTCTCACAAGGACATTGTCAAGTGCACTGCGAAAAAGCTTGGCAAACCCGAGCCTTAACCTAGGAGGAATGCATTTAATAGTACGCAACTTCTTTGAGAAAACACGACTAAGAAGGTTTATGTCAAAACAAATGGACTCGCCATCAACAACAACCTCATTGGAAGCAACGATATCCGCCAACTCGTCACTAACAACCATACTCATATCGGGTCTAGGAGGCACAGGAATACCATAAATTGCAATTCCATCAAAACAAGGTGCAGGAACTACCACCCCATCATCATGTTTACAATTCTTATTAAAGGCATGGGTACAAAAACAAACACCACAAAGCCAGATGCCAGCCTGATGAAGGGCCTGGTCCAATGCAGAAAACAAGGAGAAGTCGCTCGCTACTCGCGTTTTGTGGGATTCCCTCAAATCACTAGTTTTTAAATGGCGAGTTCCCAAATGATCAATGAAATATTTCTTAGTAAGCCCTCTACCATTTCCTCCACTACAACCCTCACATCCTTGTAAAGGACAAGATATCCGAGAAGCAACACTAGCCATAATAAAAACAGACCCAAAGAAACTTATCAGAAACTTAAACCCCCGGTGATGTACGAACAGCAGGTGACAGATGAAGAACCCAACTCagaagttattattattattattattattattattattattattattagactAGAGTGATAATGAAGAAGTAGAAAACGTCCCACTTAATATAGCCTTAAAAGTGttttgttattatcattataaaataaagaGTGGATCAAAGTGATCGGGAATTGAAACAACATATGGATTATGATTcatagtttataatttatggGGGTATATGTAAGCAAAATGAATCAGGTTGTTGGGAAGcataaacaaactaaaatatatataaatataattcgATTAGAGGGTGGGAAGAAGCTATGACGGTTGATAAAATTATTGGAGTGTGTGATGAAAACATTAACAGATTTTGGAAATGATCGATCTCTTGAgtgaaaaattattatttttatttaaaataataataattataataataataataattacattattaatcTTATTGTTAATAATTACTTCgtattagttaaaaattatttaaaattttataaaaaactattaataCTTAGTTTATTACTACTTATTAaagtcattttttatataaaaatctaattttaGCTTGTAAAGtttaatattatttgataacaaaataatattttataaaaaaattaataatatatatatagttttaaaaatattcctttacaaagttataaataatatttgaataagtatttgtaaattataatattattgtataaaaatatttattattttataaaaaattaataatattttatataaatttttatattttgtaaaatttattaataatacaaattaaaaaaatatatatttcaatttttgttattattatttttataatttttattatcaatTCCATTCAAATCCACTCAACCAAACACAAAATATTAtaattcaaacgaatttcaattttatcaaattccaattcattccgattccaatttcatcaaatttcaattcttttgacagattccaattcctttaaaaaaaatttgcgaACAATACTTCTTTcacttttaatatgttttagaATTCCCGGATGTATATCATGATCATGTCATAACATCGAATTCACCATTAAACATGTCTCATATAGTCATATGGATCTTCTGGATGTTAGAtctcaatctcacttaattcgAGTCTCACTTTTACGACGAGTATATATTACCCGACTTCAATAAAAATTACCTCAAGTAAGACCTTGGTGATGGCTGTTAATTGTTCAAGATCCGTATAATTTTACGTTCTAAGATCTTATGAATCATGCCCacttttacattttcattcCAGCTTTAATCGTATTATGTCCCGCACAAATTGAATCGTATTAGATACATAAAACTACGGAATCAACTGAGAGATACAGTAAATTCTCTTATCTAGACCTCTTGTTCCAAATTAACAATCAAAACAGGTTTGTTAAGCATGtagctaaaaatgcaaatacCACCACCAAAAAGATACTAAGATCAGAAATGCATACTTATTCAATCTCAATATCCCATGGAATCCATTAATATAAGAACAAAGAAATATTCCTAATCAATAAAAATTCTACTTTTTACCCTGCTCTTTCTCAAGCATGGCTCTAACCCTCATAGGCAGCCCGTACAACTTTATAAAGCCAGCAGCATCCGCCTGATCATAAATTTGCCCACTTTCAAATGACGAAATGTCTTCTCTATATAAACTATAAGGACTCTTCCGACTAGCCACAATGACAGAACCTTTGTACAATTTGAGCATCACTGAACCAGTGGTTGTTTTAGTGATGTTCTCCATGAATGCATCCATTGACTCGCGAAGAGGGTCAAACCACCTGCCAGCATAGACCAATTCGGCATACTTGAGGGCCATGATGTCTTTGAATTGGATGGCTTCTCTGTCAAGGGTTAGAGACTCAAGTTCACGGCATGCAGCTGCTAGAATGGTTCCACCGGGTGTCTCGTACACTCCACGGCTTTTCATTCCAACTAGACGGTTTTCCACCATGTCGATTCGGCCAATGCCATGACGGCCTCCTATGTCGTTAAGTTCAGATAAAAGAGTTGCCGGGGAGAGTTCTTTTCCATTGATAGAAACGGGGAGCCCAGAAACTATCCCTATTTCAAGGTACCTAATGTAATAGTATtataaagatatgaaaataatcaaataatgtGTTACTGTAATCTGCACACACTTGAGAATAATATCATGTAGGAATGGCAAAGGCTGGTTGACTGGAAACATCTAATCCACAAACTTCAGCTTCTACACATAACTAGTGTATCAAACATGATGACAAAAAGCTATCTTAATTTATAACTGATCTAACTGACCGACATCGTAgctacttttctttttattgatcCATTTCACCATATGACCTTTCGGAAATTTATGATGTAAACCAGCCAACTTTTGACCAGTTTCCATTGTAGccagtattttttttattaattccaTTTGACCTTTTCAAAATTTCATATGATGTAAATAACCAAGTTATGAGTAAAACAGTAGAGTATGCAGCTTCTCATAGCATGatacaagaaaatcaaactTTACATCCATGTGGTTCAACAACTTGCCCACATGTGATGCTAAGATTTTATTATGTATCTCATGATAGCATGTAGTAGACTTGTTTGGATATGAGGAAAAGATGGTGGCCATCATCTTAACCGTCTGTCTGATTGTTCGCAATCCCTTATTAACAAAGTTTAAGTCAACAAAATAGTAGAAGAATTAGAGTACTAATGAAGTCCCTGACCAAGATATGAGGAAAAGATGGTGGCCATCATCTTAACCGTCTGTCTGATTGTTCGCAATCCCTTATTAACAAAGTTTAAGTCAACAAAATAGTAGAAGAATTAGAGTACTAATGAAGTCCCTGACCAAGATACTATAAGCATCAATACTATTAGTGAAGCGGCAAAAAGTAAATAGGCCTTACTCGGGTTTGTTGGGCGCATCTTCTGGGTCAACAGACATCATGTACATGTCCTTCTTTGGCTCATTAGCAGGGTCTTCCAAGATATCTCCCTTCAATCGCCCATATTAAAAAAGAgcaaacacaaacaaattaaGATTCAACTTGCTTGATAAGAGTAAGCCTGAAAATCTCTAGTAGAGGTGGTAATATGGAGTTCGAGCAAGATGGGTAATGGGCCAAACCAGGTTCAGATTAAGTAAATCAGGAAACACTTTTTCGTTTCATATTTAAACGTTTTATGTAATGATATCTATTAATTACGATTAGATTTACATAATCattacaataataacaaaatgaATCAGAACAATGTCAGAGCCTCAGAGGTATGCAAGAAAAAAACATCAAGTAGCTTTCAGCCTGTTTGACCCTATTTACCCACTAAAGTAAAAAGCACATTAATTACCACCTTTAATTTGTAGTAAAGAATGTCAACATACCTCATGACTGAGATGCCATAGGTTCCTGTCTCTGCTATAGATGGATTTCTTTGTGACTGGGACAGGCACATTGTGTTTCTTGGCATATTCAATAGCATCTTCCCTCCCTGTTATATCCCACTCCCTCCATGGGGCCACAACTTGGAGATCAGGGTTAAGAGAAAAGAAGGTGAGTTCAAAACGCACCTGTACTGGGAAAACAAAACACACAGATATGAAAATTAATAGCATGTCTACTGTATAAATCTAGTAAAAAATGGTAGTGCAAAATCTTGAGACATGCCTGATCATTTCCCTTTCCTGTGCATCCATGAGCAACAGCATCTGCACCAACTTCTTTTGCCACATCCACCATTGCCTGTTATTATCAGATTTGAAGATGGTTAGTATTAGAGGTAACAAATTGGGAGGGAATACATGACAGGTGGGTCGAGTAACCGGTCAGAATGGCGATTTTAAAGTAAGTCCAAACGGATCAAATCAGGTTGGACACCTGTCAACACTTTTTcgttatttttttgaattttagaaATAATTGTTGATGTTCAATTTTCAATTCAAAGCGATTGTTTATACATAGGGACTAGTACTTTCCCTTCTTATAGTTACTAAATCGTCTGAGTTTGGGATTACATATTTACTTTAAACCAAATTTAAATTGAGAAAAATTGAAAGAATAAGAATTAGATATTAACTGTAATATATTTCCTATGCCTATCTACTACAAGCTTTAATCTTAAATAAAACATTATCTGCTTTAATCAGGTATAGTGGAACTGATTACGGACCTAATAACACCGAACCCGACTTAGATGCAATTTAGGCTCTTAAACTTTGGATAACATTATCTGCTTGAGAATCAAATCTAATCATTATCTCTATTAATTTAACTTTTGGGTTATCTTTAACTATTTGGGAATTAGAGACAATGCCTAATTAAGTTCGTTTAGAGATTGAAAGCCTATTTGTGGGTAGAATTTAGAGGTGATCAGAAGCTTCTACAAAGTAAAGTCTACTTTCTTTCAGTTACAGTTAATTTTAACTTTCTGTGTTTCTATAAGCTGAAATTTCCACCTCTGACCCAGATATTCTAGGGAAGACAACTATTTAAAtgaaagggaaatgatattcctaCAACACAATATGGCAATCTACAACAATATCTGCTTTATGCAGTTGTACCCTGTGCAATAAAGTTTGTAtctttgttgtagatggcaaaATTATGTTGTAAGAATATCACTCCCCTAAATGAAAAGGTGAGTAGTAATTAGAGATAATCGCATGAAGACAAAACATTTATTATATGATCAACACCTGTGATTATTAACCTAATAATTATGACTTATAGGAAGTTATGaaggatttttgtttttttttttttttttgggggggggggggggggggggaggagAAGAATCTGTAAATGAACTTCACCTTTGCAATAACGGGTCGGGCCATTGAGGTTCCCAGCAAGTACTTTCGTTCGTATACTGCCCCAGCTCGCAAACAAGGATATATATAATCCTTCACAAATTCTTCCGTCAGATCTTTCACCACTAACTGGCAAGCTCCACTTGCCTTAGCCTTTGCTTCCAGACCTTCCAATTCTGAGATACCCTAAATACAAAGCATAAGAAAGGTTGAATAACAAGTCATGGTCATGTAGCTCACAAGTTATCAGTGTACACAGCAAATAAATTTTTAGGCCGAGCCTGACTCGACTCGTTTGACCACTGTGTTACGAGTCTGATCCAATTTTTAGGCCAAGCCGGCCGAGTTTTCAATACCATAGTTAAAGCGAAAGCGCACTCAATTCGCAATGACCCTAAATGGGGCCTAGGTGAGAAGCGCAAAATAAGAACGGGACCGGAAAAAAATACGCAATTAACTTAATGTCATTCAAATTACTAAATACTATTTAAAACCCATAAATTATTCAACTAAAAACCTCAAAACGAACTGTTcataaattgaaaacaaaaaacttcaaACCAAATTATTCATAATTATGTTGAAATCATCTATAGTAGAGTATAGAAACATATAAAAACTGTTTTCACACAGAGGAGCAAAACAGGTTATATCCTTAAAACCGGTTTCAATATCCCTTAAAACCGGTTTCCTTTCTTTTGTAGGGTTTCCATATCCTTAA includes these proteins:
- the LOC122578992 gene encoding argininosuccinate synthase, chloroplastic-like, which translates into the protein MAHLQVVTSTKPLIPPSNIECKLGSKASEFGGVTFHTLTTRNFSLSQGSKTKAIQAVLASDKETDASTATKGSGLRGKLNKVVLAYSGGLDTSVIVPWLRENYGCEVVCFTADVGQGISELEGLEAKAKASGACQLVVKDLTEEFVKDYIYPCLRAGAVYERKYLLGTSMARPVIAKAMVDVAKEVGADAVAHGCTGKGNDQVRFELTFFSLNPDLQVVAPWREWDITGREDAIEYAKKHNVPVPVTKKSIYSRDRNLWHLSHEGDILEDPANEPKKDMYMMSVDPEDAPNKPEYLEIGIVSGLPVSINGKELSPATLLSELNDIGGRHGIGRIDMVENRLVGMKSRGVYETPGGTILAAACRELESLTLDREAIQFKDIMALKYAELVYAGRWFDPLRESMDAFMENITKTTTGSVMLKLYKGSVIVASRKSPYSLYREDISSFESGQIYDQADAAGFIKLYGLPMRVRAMLEKEQGKK